One Comamonas odontotermitis genomic window, AGAGCCTCCAGCAAGAAGTCGACGAAGGCTCGCACCTTGGCGGGCACATATTTTCGATCCCGGAAGCAGGCAAAAAAATCGAGCGTCTCTGCCCGGAACTCCAACTGCCCCTTCTGCCTTCTGCCAGCAGGTTTGAGCGCCAGAGGCACAAGCCGACCCTCCTGTATATGGAGGCGGGCGACGAAGGCGCCCACCCAGGCAATGCCGCCACCCGCTGCGGCAAGCGCCGTCACGGTGTCGATGTCGGTGCCTATGGCAGCGATCTTCAGCGGCGGATCTGTGCGCCGCCCGTCGCGAAAGAAAGGCCAGCGCATGGTGCGGCCATCGCGCTCGCGCCGATAGAGCAGGCAATCGTGCTGCAGCAGATCCTCGGCCACCTGCGGATGACCATGTTGTATCAGATATGCGGGCGAGGCGCATAGGATTCGAGGCACCTCCGTCAGTGGCCGCACCGACATGCCAGGCTCCAGCACGTCGCGGTAGCAGAGGCTGATGTCCACATCCTCCTTGAGTACATCCACGTGGCGATCGGTGACCAGCAACTCCAGACTCAACAGGGGATGGCGATGCTTGAAGGCCGGCAGCAGTGGCGCAAGGATATGGCGGCCAAACGCCGCCATGCAGGCCACCCGCAGGCGCCCATGCAGTTCTCCTTGAGCCAGGGATGCATCAGACTGGGCCTTTTCGAGCTCGTCCAGCACCGGGGCCACACGGGCCAGATAGCGTTCACCAGCTTCTGTGAGTGCCAGGGAACGCGTCGTGCGTGTAATGAGGCGCGTACCCAGTTCGCGCTCCAGACGCGCGAGGTTCTGGCTGGCGGCGGCCGGGGAGATTCCCAACTGGCGCGCGGCAGAGGCGATCGAGCC contains:
- a CDS encoding LysR family transcriptional regulator, whose amino-acid sequence is MPNLRAIETFVKALEGGSIASAARQLGISPAAASQNLARLERELGTRLITRTTRSLALTEAGERYLARVAPVLDELEKAQSDASLAQGELHGRLRVACMAAFGRHILAPLLPAFKHRHPLLSLELLVTDRHVDVLKEDVDISLCYRDVLEPGMSVRPLTEVPRILCASPAYLIQHGHPQVAEDLLQHDCLLYRRERDGRTMRWPFFRDGRRTDPPLKIAAIGTDIDTVTALAAAGGGIAWVGAFVARLHIQEGRLVPLALKPAGRRQKGQLEFRAETLDFFACFRDRKYVPAKVRAFVDFLLEALPEHPSLKRLPDHAG